One Cicer arietinum cultivar CDC Frontier isolate Library 1 chromosome 8, Cicar.CDCFrontier_v2.0, whole genome shotgun sequence DNA segment encodes these proteins:
- the LOC101513565 gene encoding multiprotein-bridging factor 1c, which yields MPTRTTGAIAQDWEPIVLHKSKPKAQDLRNPKAVNQALRTGAEILTVKKFDAGSNKKTAGPVLNARKLDEAAEPAALERVGGEVRHTIQKARLDKKMSQAELAKQINERVQVVQEYENGKAVPNQGVLAKMERVLGVKLRGKIGK from the coding sequence ATGCCGACACGTACAACAGGAGCAATAGCACAAGACTGGGAACCAATCGTGCTACACAAATCAAAACCCAAAGCACAAGACCTTCGAAATCCAAAAGCAGTGAACCAAGCTCTCCGAACCGGAGCCGAAATTTTAACGGTTAAAAAATTCGACGCCGGTTCGAACAAGAAAACCGCCGGTCCGGTTTTAAACGCGAGGAAATTAGATGAAGCGGCTGAACCAGCAGCGTTGGAGCGGGTTGGTGGGGAAGTGAGACACACGATTCAAAAAGCGCGTTTGGATAAGAAAATGAGTCAAGCTGAGTTGGCAAAACAGATTAACGAACGTGTTCAAGTTGTTCAGGAATATGAGAATGGTAAAGCTGTGCCTAATCAAGGTGTTTTGGCTAAGATGGAGAGGGTTCTTGGTGTTAAGCTCAGGGGCAAAATTGGAAAATGa